The Deinococcus reticulitermitis DNA segment GCGCGCCCCCTGACGTAGGGTGAGGGGCGATGAACGAGCCCTCCGTTCGCCTGACCTCCTCTGAAATGGCCTCCCCCGAAGCGGCCCCGACTGAGGCAGCACACCCCGAGGCTTCCGCTGATAGGGCGTGGAGCTACGAGACAGCGGCGGTGCAGACCGGTATCGCGCGCGGCCTCGGCCAGACCATCGGCTTCCCGGTGCACGCGGCGGCGGCTTTTCAGTTCAGCACGCTGGAAGAAGCGCAGGAGGAGTTTCAGACGAACGCGGGGCTGAGTTACGCACGCATCCAGAACCCGACGGTGCGTGCCCTGGAAGGCCGGATCACGGCGCTGGAGGGCGGCACGGAGACGGTGGCCCTCGCCAGCGGGCAGGCGGCGACCCTCACCGCGATTCTCAGCGTATGCCGCGCGGGAGACCACGTGGTGGCGACCTCTTCCCTGTTCGGCGGCAGCACCGGCCTGCTCACCAATGTCCTGCCGCTCATGGGCATCGAGACGACGCTGGTCTCCGGCGGCCCGGACGCGGTGCGCGCGGCCCTGCGCCCGCAGACGCGCCTCGTGTGGGCCGAAATGATCTCCAACCCCTCGGGAGACGTGGCGGACCTCGCGGCGCTGGCCAACCTCGCCCACGCGGGGGGCGCGCTGCTCGCCATCGACAACACCTGCGGCGGCGCAGGTTACCTGTGTGCCCCGCTCGCCCACGGCGCCGACCTCGTCGCGCAGTCGCTCACCAAATGGGCCGGAGGGCACGGCAGCGTGATGGGCGGGGCGGTGACCGTGGGGGCCAGCCACGACCTGAGGCGCAACCCGATCTACACCGACGGCGGCGACGCCAGTCTGCTCGCCCTGCGGGGCGTGGGCGCCCTGGCGTGGCGGCAGCGCTGGCTGGGCGCGAGCCAGATGGGGATGACCCTCGCGCCGCACAGCGCCTTCCTGATCGCGCAGGGGCTGGAGACGCTCGCCCTGCGCCTCGGGCGCGAGTCGGCCACGGCGCTGGCCCTCGCGCAGTGGCTCAGCGCTCACCCCCGGGTGGGGGCCGTGAGCTACGCGGGGCTGGAGGACCACCCGAGTTTCCCCCTCGTGGGGCGGTACCTCCCCCGTGGCGCGGGCGCGGTGCTCACCTTCGAGGTCCAGGATCCCTCGGCCTTCCTCGCACGGGTGCAGGTCCTGCGGATTGCCCCCAACCTCGGCGACGTGCGGACGCTGGTGGTCCACCCCTGGACGACCACGCACGGACGAATTCCCGAGGCGGCGCGCCGGGCGGCGGGCGTCAACCCCGGCACCATCCGCATGAGCGTGGGGGTCGAGGACCTCGCCGACCTCAAGGCCGATATCGAGCAGGCGCTGTGAAACTGTCCAGGGGAGAGGCGCCGCTACAACGCCCCTTCCCTAGATTTCCCGTGGCCAAAAGAAAAAACCCCAGCTGAGCCGAGGTCTTTTTTGGTGGGCGGTATAGGAACGCCGTTTAGGGCTGTGTAAGGTTGTGGACGAGGACAGCCAGGACGACACGGAAGCGAAGTGAGGCGAGCGTCTTCGTCTGAACGGAACGGATTTGGGCTTCAACAAGTTGGGAGAAGGCGGTTTCAATTCGCTTGCGGAGTTTCGGGTGGCGGTCTTCCCGCCACCCGGTGTCATACCGGGAGTTTTTCTTCGGTGGAAACACGTATCCCAGGCAGCAGTAGCCCTTATCTCCAATGATCTTCGGCCCCCCGAACTCCGGCCATCTGTGATTCAGCTCGTAGCTCACCGTGGTGTCGTGGAGGTTGGTGGGATGAGATAGGCCTCAGCCGGAATGGCGCTGAGTGCAGGATAGGATTGTGGCAAGCCCTGTGGAAGATTCGTCCCCGGGTTAAAGCGAGAGGCGAAACTTGCCAACGTTTCTTCCAGCAGCCAGGTATCCAGTGGCCCCAGCAGCCGCTCCCGGCGCACGATATCCAGCAGCACCCGGTGCTGTACATGCTCGTAAAAGCCGCTGATGTCCAGAGAAAGGATGACGGGACGACGCCTGACCCTGCGCGAGAGGTGATCGTTGAGGGCGAGCATATGGGGCAGATAGGGGTCGATCAAGGCGACCTCACCTGCCCCAGTCGGCACGTTGCCAAAGAGATAATGCCCATACCAGGCACGACGTTTGGGAGAAACGGCATCCCGAAGCCGCGCGGCCAGGTGGGCATAGACCATCAGCTCCTCAGGACCGTGAAGCGAGATCAGGGGCCGTGTAGCAAAGCGCCCCTTCAGCCGCATGCCAGCCCAGGCCGGGTGAGGTTGCCAGGAGCGCTCGTTGATCTGCCCAGCCAGCTTGTGGAGGGCATCCGGATGCCACAGGCTATGCCGCTGTAGCAGGTGTGGGTGATATGCATGTAGCCCGTGCCGCTCGTTCCTGATCAGGACACGCAGAGCGAAATGCAGATCGGTCAAGGAAACCACACTGTCAGTCAAACCAGCAGCCATCGCCTCACTGTAGGGCCAGGAGGGCCGGTGCAAAGTCGCAGGCGAAGGAGGCATGCCCCCGCCTCCCGAAAACATAAGGCGGACGCCTCACGAACGGACGAGGCGACCGCCACTCCCTACTTCGCCCTCTGGCCCTGTCACCCGCACAGGCCCCCACGCCACTCCGGTCACGTCGTATCCGGCAGGATGCAATTCGTCGCTCGCGCCACGGGCGAGCAGGTCGTGCAGCTTGTCCTCGAACTGCGGCCAAGCCTCCGCCTTCATCCCAGGTTCGCCCGGTTCGTCAAGAGCAGGCTGGAGGAGCCACACACTGAAGTCCGGCGGATTGACCTCCACCCCCTGGCCCTGGCGCTGTAACACCACATAGCGTTCGCTCAGCGAGCGGCCCCGGTCATCCTGCCAGCGCAGCACCGCGCTGGCGGTTCCGTCTCCTTGGAGGGGCGCTTGAGCAATCTGCCCTCCGAAGGCGTACTCGCCTGCGGTCTCGAAGAGGAGCTTGAGCAGGCGCGAGCCGCCGTCGAGAAGAAGGGCTTTCGCAGTGCGAGACACAGAGCGGTCAAAGGCCACACGCTGGTTCTGCTTGAGGCCAAGCTGTTGCTGAAGTGGTTCCGTGAGCTTGATCTCCCAGACGCGGCCCCCGTAAAGTTTCTGGCTGACCGTGACCCCAAGATGGGCGAACATGCCCTCCACAAAGGCCATCAGGTGCTGTTCGCCCATGGGCAGCTCGCCCTGCAGCGCGTTCGGGTCAAAGCCGCTGGAGAAGCGCAGGAGGTCGTTCTGCTGCTGAGCGGCCTGGCGGGCGCGCTCCAACGCTTCCTCAATGCGGGCCTGGGTGCGCTGCGGCGTGTGGGCCGCCGCCTCGGCCAGGATTTCTTCTATTTCCAGGAAGCTGGCGAGTTCACCCACGATGTCCTCGCGCAGACCCTCGCGGTACTCGTCGGCCACCCCGGCCATTGCCTCGGCCACCGCCTCCAGGCGGCCATACATCTGCATCAGGATCTCGTCATCGAGGCTCCCCTGCACGTTCAGGTTAAAGACCACGACCGGCTTCTGCTGCCCGTAGCGGTAGAGGCGGCCCACCCGCTGTACCAGGCGCATCGGATTCCAGGGGAGGTCGTAGTTCACCAGGATATGGCAGCGCCGCTGGAGGTTGAAGCCTTCACCACCGGCCTCGGTAGACACCAGGAATTGCCCTTCACTTTCAAAGCGCTCGATGGACGCCGCCCGCTCCTCCAGCGATTGTCCGCCATGGATCACGTCCACCCGGCCTGGCGTGAGACGCTCCAGGGCCGCGACGAGATAGTCCTGGGTCGAGCGGTACTCCGTGAAGATCAACACGCGCTCCTGCGGGTTAGTTCTGAGGATGCTCCCCAGCAGGGTGCCGGTGAAGGCCTGGAGTTTGGTGTCGTGCTGGCGCAGGCGACGGGCCAGCGCGATCAGACCCTGAAGCATCTCCGTCTCACCCGAGAAGAACTCGGTGCTGCCGCCCGTTACCTCCTCCTCGCGTTCCACGAAGGGGCTGCTTTCCTCGCTTTCCATCCCCACCTCGCTGACTCCCGCCTCCTCACGCAGCCGGTTCTGGAGGCGCCGCAGCCGCCGTTCCAGCGCGCCTTCGATGGCCGCCACGCTCGACGCCGCGAGTTTGCGGTAGATGGTCATAACGAAGCCGATGGCAAGGCTCTGCCTACCCCGGCGGCTGGCCTCATAGCCGTGACGCAGGTAGCGGCGCAAGGCGCGGTCGAAATCCTGTTCCTCTTCGTTCTGCGGTGCGGCGACGGCGTGGGTGACCTTGCCTTTGAAGATGAACTCGCCGTGCGCGTCGGTCACGTCAGCCTTGCGGTTGCGGATCACCATGCCGGAGAGAAGCTGCGGCTCCATCCGGAGCTGCTGGATCCTTTCGCGCCAGACCGGGCCAGGCCGCAGCAGTTCCAGCAGGGCCTCGAACTTGTCGAGGTTGCCCTGGTGCGGCGTGCCGCTGAGCAGCAGGACGTTCTCGGTCAGGCCGCGCAGCATGGCGGCCAGGTGGTAGCGCTCGGAGGTCTGATAGCTCAGCCCGTAGAGGCTGCGTGAGAGCCGGTGCGCTTCGTCGAACACGACCATGTCCCAGCGTCCGGACTGTCGCAGCAGATCAAGGTGCCGTTCGTGCTTGAAGCGGTCCATCGAACCAATGACGACCTCGTAGAGCGGCCACTGCGCCGGGTCGCTGATCTCGAAATCCCGGCCATAGATCACGGCCTGCCCCAGCCCGAAGCGGGTGCGCAACTCGGCCTGCCACTGCCGGGTCAGGCCCGCGGGCACGACCAGCAGGAAGCGCCGCAACCCCTGCTGCCGCAGCGCAGAGAGAAGCAGTCCCACCTCGATGGTTTTCCCCAGGCCAACGTCGTCCGCAATCAGCCAGTTCAGATTGCCGCTTTGAAGGATGCGGCGCACGAGGTGCAGCTGGTGCGGCAGAGGGTCGATGTCCACCTGTGCCAGCGCTCCCGTCGTCCGGTTCCAGTGTTGCAGGGCCAGCGCGAGCTGGCGCAGGCGAAAGCGCTCGGCAAATCCGCCCGGTGGCCGCACGCCCGCCTCGACCATTGACCGGGCGCTCCAGACCGGAAGGAGGTTTTCCCAGGGCAGCCAGTGGCGCTCCGCTCCTTCCCAGAACTCGACGAGGGCCTGTTCACGTCCACCCAGGGTCCTCAGCTCCAGGACATGGCCCTCCCCCAGCGAAGGGCGCAGGCTGCGCGGCTGTTCCTGCACGGCCTGACCCACCGGGAGGCCACAGCGGACGTCATGCCGGGCGACCCGCGCCGAGCGGCCATCTCCCCAGGTGACAGTCAACCGCTCACCTTCGTGGCCGCTCACGGTGCCGACTTCCCCGCTCCGTGCATGCAGGACGTAGGCGCCGACTACCGGGAGAAGCATCGGGCCTCCTGGACGCACAGCCAGTACTCGAGGTCCACATCCGGGTCGGCCCGCTCGAGGATGGCCCCCAGGCGCTGGGCGAAGGCCGGCAGCGACCGTTTGGAGCAGGTCGTTTCGGCGTACGCATAGAGCCGCTCGATCAGGATGACCATCTCGTCCTGGCAGGGCACGCCCGCCGAGCGCCGGATCAGCGCCAGCCCCAGGCCCCAGGGCAGGCTGTCGTAGCGGCTGGTGTAGGGCGACTGGAAGTGAATCTGCTCGTGCCAGTAGGCCCGGAGCTGGAGCATCAGCTCGAACTCCTCGGGCGTCATGCCCCGCTCGATCTCGCGCTCGATGCTCTCGCGCAGCCGACCCCAGTTGTCACGGTCAAGGGCGTCGGCCAGCGACAGGAAGCCCCTCTTCCAGTCGTACTGCTCGCTGATGCGCACCGCTTCCCTCTCAGCCCGCTGGCGCCGGGTCAGGCGTCCGGGCGGCAGGTGCGGTTCAGGCGTGGCCGGCTGAGGTGGGCGGGACTGACCGGGCAGAACCGGGCCGGGCATCCGGCTGCGCTGTGGCTTGGGCGGCAGCGGCGGGGCTGGCACCGGAGGGACTGGCACC contains these protein-coding regions:
- a CDS encoding aminotransferase class V-fold PLP-dependent enzyme, translating into MASPEAAPTEAAHPEASADRAWSYETAAVQTGIARGLGQTIGFPVHAAAAFQFSTLEEAQEEFQTNAGLSYARIQNPTVRALEGRITALEGGTETVALASGQAATLTAILSVCRAGDHVVATSSLFGGSTGLLTNVLPLMGIETTLVSGGPDAVRAALRPQTRLVWAEMISNPSGDVADLAALANLAHAGGALLAIDNTCGGAGYLCAPLAHGADLVAQSLTKWAGGHGSVMGGAVTVGASHDLRRNPIYTDGGDASLLALRGVGALAWRQRWLGASQMGMTLAPHSAFLIAQGLETLALRLGRESATALALAQWLSAHPRVGAVSYAGLEDHPSFPLVGRYLPRGAGAVLTFEVQDPSAFLARVQVLRIAPNLGDVRTLVVHPWTTTHGRIPEAARRAAGVNPGTIRMSVGVEDLADLKADIEQAL
- a CDS encoding DEAD/DEAH box helicase; translated protein: MLLPVVGAYVLHARSGEVGTVSGHEGERLTVTWGDGRSARVARHDVRCGLPVGQAVQEQPRSLRPSLGEGHVLELRTLGGREQALVEFWEGAERHWLPWENLLPVWSARSMVEAGVRPPGGFAERFRLRQLALALQHWNRTTGALAQVDIDPLPHQLHLVRRILQSGNLNWLIADDVGLGKTIEVGLLLSALRQQGLRRFLLVVPAGLTRQWQAELRTRFGLGQAVIYGRDFEISDPAQWPLYEVVIGSMDRFKHERHLDLLRQSGRWDMVVFDEAHRLSRSLYGLSYQTSERYHLAAMLRGLTENVLLLSGTPHQGNLDKFEALLELLRPGPVWRERIQQLRMEPQLLSGMVIRNRKADVTDAHGEFIFKGKVTHAVAAPQNEEEQDFDRALRRYLRHGYEASRRGRQSLAIGFVMTIYRKLAASSVAAIEGALERRLRRLQNRLREEAGVSEVGMESEESSPFVEREEEVTGGSTEFFSGETEMLQGLIALARRLRQHDTKLQAFTGTLLGSILRTNPQERVLIFTEYRSTQDYLVAALERLTPGRVDVIHGGQSLEERAASIERFESEGQFLVSTEAGGEGFNLQRRCHILVNYDLPWNPMRLVQRVGRLYRYGQQKPVVVFNLNVQGSLDDEILMQMYGRLEAVAEAMAGVADEYREGLREDIVGELASFLEIEEILAEAAAHTPQRTQARIEEALERARQAAQQQNDLLRFSSGFDPNALQGELPMGEQHLMAFVEGMFAHLGVTVSQKLYGGRVWEIKLTEPLQQQLGLKQNQRVAFDRSVSRTAKALLLDGGSRLLKLLFETAGEYAFGGQIAQAPLQGDGTASAVLRWQDDRGRSLSERYVVLQRQGQGVEVNPPDFSVWLLQPALDEPGEPGMKAEAWPQFEDKLHDLLARGASDELHPAGYDVTGVAWGPVRVTGPEGEVGSGGRLVRS